Proteins encoded together in one Vigna angularis cultivar LongXiaoDou No.4 chromosome 5, ASM1680809v1, whole genome shotgun sequence window:
- the LOC108340141 gene encoding uncharacterized protein LOC108340141 — protein MEKSGKSEAALRRCAKAALLLHSFNSSNSQHQEKWEREIHDLKIQLVKERFMKKKIKLCAMAELFLQLLLCLSISTFLLFYFL, from the exons atggaaaagagTGGGAAATCAGAAGCGGCGTTACGTCGCTGCGCAAAAGCTGCATTGCTTCTCCATTCCTTCAATTCCTCCAACTCCCAACACCAG GAAAAGTGGGAGAGAGAAATCCATGACCTGAAAATTCAGTTGGTGAAAGAGCGTTtcatgaagaagaagatcaaGCTCTGCGCCATGGCGGAGCTGTTCCTTCAGCTCCTCTTGTGTCTCTCCATTTCGACCTTCCTCCTCTTCTACTTTCTTTGA
- the LOC108339954 gene encoding TOM1-like protein 1 produces MSENLMGRVNALGERLKIGGAEVGRKMSAGMSSVGFKVKEFFQDSSHADKLVGEATSETLHHPHWPIILHLCDLINGDQLNTAEAVRAIKKRVVSKSHRTQYLALVLLEALVKNCDKAFLEVATERVLDEMVKLIDDPYTFVNNRNKALMMIEAWGESTTELRYLPVYAQTFKSLKSRGILFPGRDNESLAPIFTPPRSGTAPEADVSLEHLMQHNVQSFSPVTPSRSASTSEADVNLAHLMHHDVHVKSFTSQQTEEAFDVARNSFELLSTVLSSSTQKDVLKDDLVTTLVQQCRQSQTTVHRIIETSWDNEALLCEALNINDEIEKVVKRYEEMKKKKKKHAEPETATEDYEAPHFTEEEALVRKSGSSRCEVQRGNQDDMLDDLDEMIFGKRGGFDGGQYPNKQRSSTKDDLISF; encoded by the exons ATGAGCGAAAATCTGATGGGAAGAGTGAACGCTTTGGGGGAGCGACTGAAAATTGGAGGAGCTGAGGTGGGTCGGAAGATGAGTGCTGGAATGAGTTCTGTAGGCTTCAAAGTCAAAGAGTTTTTCCAGGATTCAAGCCATGCCGATAAACTCGTTGGGGAAGCTACCTCTGAGACCCTTCATCACCCTCACTGGCCCATCATTCTTCATCTGTGTGATCTGATCAATGGTGATCAGCTTAACACTGCTGAAGCGGTTCGTGCTATAAAGAAAAGGGTTGTTTCCAAGAGTCATAGAACTCAGTATCTGGCTCTGGTTCTGCTTGAAGCACTGGTCAAGAACTGTGACAAGGCTTTCTTGGAGGTGGCAACTGAGAGAGTCCTTGATGAAATGGTCAAGCTCATTGATGACCCTTATACTTTTGTTAATAACAGGAACAAGGCTTTGATGATGATTGAAGCTTGGGGAGAGTCAACTACTGAACTTCGCTATCTTCCTGTCTATGCACAAACTTTCAAG AGTTTGAAATCGAGGGGTATTCTATTCCCCGGTCGTGACAACGAAAGTTTGGCTCCTATTTTCACTCCACCTCGTTCTGGCACTGCTCCAGAGGCAGATGTCAGTCTTGAACATCTTATGCAGCATAATGTACAGAGTTTTTCGCCTGTTACTCCTTCTCGTTCTGCCTCTACTTCAGAGGCTGATGTCAATCTTGCACATCTTATGCACCATGACGTTCATGTCAAAAGCTTTACGTCTCAACAAACAGAGGAAGCTTTTGATGTTGCGAGAAACAGCTTTGAGCTTCTTTCTACCGTGTTATCTTCTTCAACGCAGAAGGATGTTCTAAAG GATGATTTGGTTACGACATTAGTACAACAGTGCCGACAGTCTCAGACAACTGTCCATAGAATCATTGAGACATCATGGGATAATGAAGCACTGCTTTGTGAGGCCTTGAATATAAATGATGAGATCGAGAAGGTTGTGAAGAGATACgaagaaatgaagaagaagaagaagaagcatgcAGAACCTGAAACTGCCACAGAAGATTACGAGGCACCTCATTTTACAGAAGAGGAAGCTCTGGTTAGAAAGAGTGGAAGTTCGAGATGTGAAGTTCAGAGAGGGAACCAggatgacatgttggatgaTCTTGATGAGATGATATTTGGGAAAAGGGGTGGTTTTGATGGAGGACAATATCCAAACAAACAACGTTCATCAACAAAAGATGATCTCATCTCCTTCTGA
- the LOC108338851 gene encoding probable arabinosyltransferase ARAD1, with protein sequence MAGKYIPRSKSRATLFLFLLAFSLLFILFSLSPLRSPSLSPTNVRVPDAETSFLVSLDRFLTATPSSLSDDTAHDGQEDLVAKLDDAVYRSEMDRLYTDPYYPLSLPLRVYVYDMPPKFTYDLLWLFKRTYRETSNLTSNGSPVHRLIEQHSIDYWLWADLIAPQSKRLLNSVIRVQRQEEADLFYVPFFTTISFFLMEKQQCKALYREALKWITDQPAWKRSGGRDHIIPVHHPWSFKSVRKDVKKAIWLLPDMDSTGNWYKPGQVFLEKDLILPYVPNLDLCDAKCLAETNPKRNMLLFFRGRLKRNAGGKIRSKLVDELRGADGVSIEEGTAGEGGKEAAQIGMRKSLFCLSPAGDTPSSARLFDAIVSGCIPVIISDELELPFEGILDYRKIALFISSNDALKPGWLLNYLKGIRPARIKEMQQNLAKYSRHFLYSSPAQPLGPEDLVWKMMAGKLVNIKLHTKRSQRVVEGSRKLCTCDCRPANITKTASIIS encoded by the exons ATGGCCGGAAAGTACATTCCACGATCGAAATCGCGAGCCACTCTGTTCCTCTTCCTTCTCgctttctctctcctcttcatcctcttctctctctctcctctccGCTCTCCCTCCCTTTCTCCCACCAATGTCCGCGTTCCCGATGCCGAAACTTCCTTCCTCGTCTCCCTCGACCGTTTCCTCACCGCCACGCCGTCCTCCCTTTCCGACGACACCGCGCACGACGGACAAGAGGACCTCGTCGCCAAGCTCGACGACGCCGTTTATCGCTCCGAGATGGACAGGCTGTACACCGATCCTTACTACCCGCTCTCCCTTCCCCTTAGGGTTTACGTCTACGACATGCCCCCAAAGTTCACCTACGATTTGCTCTGGCTCTTCAAAAGGACCTACCGGGAAACCTCCAATCTCACCTCCAATGGAAGTCCCGTTCACCGTCTCATCGAACAG CACTCCATTGATTACTGGCTCTGGGCGGATCTCATCGCACCCCAATCGAAGAGGCTCTTGAACAGTGTCATCAGGGTTCAACGACAGGAGGAGGCTGATTTGTTTTACGTACCCTTCTTTACCACTATCAGCTTCTTCCTCATGGAAAAACAACAATGCAAGGCCCTTTATAGG GAAGCTTTGAAGTGGATCACTGATCAACCTGCATGGAAGCGCTCTGGTGGTAGAGATCACATAATCCCTGTGCATCATCCCTGGTCTTTTAAGTCTGTTCGAAAAGACGTGAAGAAAGCAATATGGTTGTTGCCTGATATGGATTCCACAGGGAACTG GTACAAGCCAGGACAGGTTTTTCTGGAGAAGGACCTGATTCTTCCATATGTTCCCAATCTTGATTTATGTGATGCCAAGTGTTTGGCTGAGACAAATCCTAAGAGAAATATGCTGCTTTTCTTTCGGGGCCGGCTCAAGAGAAATGCG GGAGGAAAGATACGCTCTAAACTTGTCGACGAATTACGTGGGGCTGATGGTGTGAGTATAGAGGAGGGAACAGCTGGGGAGGGGGGAAAAGAAGCTGCTCAAATTGGCATGCGCAA GTCTCTGTTTTGCCTAAGCCCAGCTGGCGACACTCCATCCTCTGCTAGATTATTTGATGCCATTGTTAGTGGATGCATTCCAGTTATAATAAGTGATGAGCTGGAGCTTCCTTTTGAAGGAATACTTGATTACAGGAAG ATAGCATTGTTCATTTCCTCTAATGATGCCCTAAAGCCAGGTTGgcttttgaattatttgaaaggCATCAGACCTGCTCGTATCAAAGAAATGCAACAAAATCTTGCTAAG taTTCAAGGCATTTCCTGTATTCTAGTCCAGCTCAGCCGTTGGGTCCTGAAGACTTGGTTTGGAAAATG ATGGCTGGGAAGTTGGTGAACATCAAGCTTCACACAAAAAGATCTCAACGTGTAGTGGAAGGATCTAGAAAACTGTGTACTTGTGATTGCAGGCCTGCCAATATTACTAAAACTGCTTCAATTATTTCTTGA